In the genome of Arthrobacter alpinus, the window CATCGACCTCGCCAACGCCTGTCCAACCGGAATCCGGCACCAGTTCATTGCGATATTCCTCCGCGGTCAAACCCAGAGCGGAGGCCTTGACGCGCATGGGCACATCCTTGGAGACCACCGTGACAGTGTGCCCTTCGTTAGCCAGGTTCTTGGCTACTGCAAGGATGCGTGAATCGTTGTCCATGCCCCGCATGCCGGCCGGAAGCACCTCAAGCGAAACGTGATTGAGCTCCACACGGAACGTCCCGCCGTCGTCCCCCAAGGGAACCGGCGAAGCGAGACTGCCGTGCTGGGCCCGCAGGTCATCCAGCAGACGCAGAGCTGTGCGGGCAAAGTAGCCCAGCTCGGGGTCATGGCGCTTTCCTTCCAATTCCGAAACCACCACGATCGGGAGCACCACATGGTGTTCGGCGAAGCGGGTGATGGCTCTCGGATCGGACAGCAAGACAGAGGTGTCGATGACGTACGTCCGCAATTTTGACCCAGTTTGCGGGTTCTCTGAATGCTGCTCAAGGTTCATGGTTTCGACCACGTTACGCTCCAGCCCTCCGGACCTTCAAACGCGTCCGGAATCCAATCGGTACGTCGGGCGGAGTTGCCCTCCGTTATGCCCAAAACTACGCCGCTTTGATGCTCTGCCATGGATATTTTAGGGGCGTGTCTGATGACGTTGCTGTGAACATTTGGTGACGGTGATGTTCCGTGCCTGCACCGTGTGGGCTTAAGCGCCGAAGCGGCGGCTGCGTCCTGCATAGTCGCGCAAGGCACGCAGAAAATCGATCTTGCGGAAGGCCGGCCAGAGGGCCTCGCAAAAGTAAAACTCGCTGTAGGCGCTCTGCCACATCAGGAACCCGGAGAGGCGTTGTTCCCCGGAGGTGCGGATCACCAAGTCCGGATCCGGCTGACCGCGGGTGTAGAGGAACTTTGAGATGTCATCCACTGTCAGGGAGTCGGCAACATCGGTCATGGTGCGCCCGGCATTGTTCGCATCGTGCAGGAGTTCACGAACGGAGTCAACAATCTCGCGGCGTCCGCCGTAGCCGATAGCCATGTTGACGTGAATGCGTTCCTTGGCCGGAACCCTTGCCGTCAACGAGGAGAGCCTGGCCGCGAGGTAATCGGGCAGCAGCTCAGGTGCGCCCATGGCGTGGACACTGATGTCGGCGTCGGCGTCGAGCAGGTCAAGGGTGTTGGCGATGATGCCCATGAGTTCATCGAGCTCCTCGGCGGAGCGGCTCATATTGTCAGTGGAGAGCATGTAGAGCGTGACGACCTTGATGCCCAGGTCTTGGCACCAGCCCAGGAATTCCAGGATTTTGTCGGCACCGGCCTGGTGGCCCTCGCTAGTGGGGGCGTTGAACTGCTTGGCCCAGCGGCGGTTGCCGTCCACCATGACGCCGATGTGGCGGGGGACGCTGCTGGTGTCGAGAGCGCGGGCCAGGCGGCGCTCGTAATAGCTGTACAGCACCTTTGGCATCCGCATGGAAGCAGTGAACAACCGCATGAGAGTACACCGGACCTTTGCGAATAATGGCCCTGCGGCCGTACGAATCTTGCTAGCTCTAGATTACCTGTTGGTGACAAACGAAACTCACCAAGGCACACATTACCCGTCAGTAACATAACCTCCGGCTGCGTTATGCTTTTCCCATGACCAGCCTCTTTGAAACAGAGCATAAACCATCCTGGCGGGGCTGGCTGCACGCAGGAAGCACACCCGTGGTGCTCATTGCCGGCATCATCCTGGTACTGCTGGCATCCAGCCCGGCCGCCAAGATTACGAGTGCAATTTACATTGCCACCGGCGTTTTGCTTTTTGGCACGAGCGCGCTATATCACCGGGGCAACTGGTCACCCACCGCCAAGGCCCTGCTAAAGCGGATCGACCATAGCAACATCATGCTCGTGATTGCCGGCTCCTACACTCCGCTGTCGTACTTGATGCTGCCCCGGCCCACGGCCACCTTGCTGCTGTGGATGATCTGGATCGGCGCGGTGGCCGGGGTCGTGTTTCGTGTGGCCTGGGTGGGTGCGCCGCGCTGGCTGTACGTCCCCCTCTACGTGCTACTTGGCACCACGGCGCTGCTCTTCCTCCCCCAATTCTGGGCAGCCGGCAGTGTACCGACGCTGCTTATTTGCGCAGGCGGCGCAATGTACATTGCCGGCGCCGTAATTTACGGAATCAAAAAACCCAACTTCAGCCACCGCCATTTTGGCTTCCATGAACTTTTCCATGCACTCACCGTGGCAGGGTTCACCTGCCACTTCATCGCGGTATGCCTCGTGGCCATCGGCTGATTCACCGCATCAGCTGCAGTTTGGAATGAACAAGCACAGAACACCTAGAAGCGGATTGCGTCGATGACCTTGACGCGGATGGCCACCAGGGCGGGGATTGCTCCTGCCAGTGCACCCACCAGCACCGCCGCTCCCAGCCCCAGGAGCGCAGCCTCCACGGGGAAAGCGGGGTAAACATCCAACCCCGGAGCCACCTTGGATTCCACGAAGGGGTTCTTCACAATTGCAACTGCAAGCATCACGCCCACGGCGCCCGCCACGGTGGTGCCCACAACGGATTCCATCATGACGCCGGTGAAAATTCTCCCTGAGGTGGCACCAAAACTACGCCGGATGCCAATCTCGCGAACCCGGTAGCGGACGGTCACCATGGAGATGTTCAGCAGCCCCACCGCACCCAGCAACAGGATCAGGGCAGCAATGCCGGACACCATGATCTGCACCATGGCAAAAGGATCCCCATACGCCGCATAGTCGCTGCGGTACACGCCAACGTAGGCGCCCGGGAGTTGCTGTGTCAGGTCAGCTGTCAGGACATCCACCAGCTGTTGAGCCATCTCGGTGGGCACCCAAACACGCAATTCCTGGCCCATGCCCGTGACGTCTCCGCCAACGCCAACAGCTGCCGCCGCCTCGGTCAGCATGAATGCCTGTGGCATGGCCTGCGGATAGGCGTTCGGCATAACACCGATGATGACGGCCGTTGCCGGGCTGCTGCCCAAGACACTCACCTGCGGTTCGGTGACGAGGTTGGGCCGTCCGGCGGCGGAGTAAAACGCTTCGTTAACGACGACGGCGGGAGCCAGCCTGGCGGCGTCGTCCGCTGCGAACCACGCACCTTCGCTGACGTCCACGCGGTGGATGGTTCCGTAGGGCGGGTCAACCACCTGCAGCTCAACGTTTTGTACCCCGTTGGGGAACTGGAAGCGAGCCTGGGTCCGCAGCAGCTGGCTGGCGTGACTGAACCCGTACCGTTCAATGGTGGCGTCGAGAATTTGCTTCGTCCGCTCCGAGTCAGGGCTCTCGGCGTTCGCTTGGCCGGTCTGTACGCTGACAGTGAGGGTCGCCTCGCGGCCGCCGTTGCGCTCGGAATCCACCCGAATGCCTTCGCGCGCCAAATTGCCCACCCCTACCACTGTGGTCAGGACAGCGACCGAAAGGGCCACGCCAATCAGTGCCAACAAGACGCGGGTCTTGTGAATTCGCAGCTCGCTCCAGGCCTCAACCATGGCTGAAATCATGGCTGTCATGCGCCCACCGCCGCAAGAGCCTGGGCCGTGGGAATACCGTCAGTTTCAGACAGGACACCTGCATCCAAACGGTATCTGGTCCTCGCCCTGGCGGCCACGTTGAGATCGTGGGTAATGGTGACCAATGCCGCCCCGGATTCGGTGGCAATCGTGTCCAGCAGGTCCATGACGGCCTGACCGGTTTCCACATCCAAGGCGCCCGTTGGCTCATCGGCGAGGATAAGTTTGGGGCGGCGAACCAAGGCTCTGGCGATTGCCACGCGCTGCTGTTCTCCACCAGAAAGCATGTGAGGTTGTGTGCTGGCCCGAGCCGCCAGACCCACGCGGTCGAGCATTTCCATGCCGATGGAGTTGCGGCGCCAGAATTCCTTGCGCCCGGCATACATCAACGGTGTCACCACATTTTCCAAAGCTGTCCGCCCCGGCAGCAGATTGAACTGTTGGAAGATGAAGCCGATGCTGGCTCCGCGTACCTTGGCTCGGGTGTTGTTGCCCAGTTTTTCCACGGGCGTTCCGTTAAAGATCATCTGGCCGCTGCTCGGGACATCGAGGAGGCCCAGAATATTCAGCAGGGTGGACTTGCCGCAACCGGATCTGCCCACTATTGCCGTGTGATCACCAATGCGTACCTGCAGGTCAACGCCGCGAAGAATATGAAGTTCTTGATCGTCGGGCAGCAGCACGGTGCGGGTGACATTGCGCAGGTCCACAAATGGAGCGTCGCCGTCTTGCGGTGAACCCACTGTGCCGCCGTGGCGTTCGGCCAGCTGGCCGGCGTCGTCGGAGCTAGATGGTGCGCTCTCAGCGGCGCCCTCATTCCTGTCCTCAAAAATACTTGTCACGCCTAGCCGCCCATCATGCCGAAGCCGGGCATTTGGCCATCGGGCATGACGGCGTCGGTGCCCGGAACAAATTCCAGAACCTGCTCGCCCTCCTTCAGGCCTGAGGCAATCTCTACCTGATTGCCGTCATTGAGACCCAGGACCACGTCCCGTTCCTCGGGAGCTCCGCCGTCCGCCGTTTGGATCCAGACAACACCATTTTGCACGCTGCCCTTGACGGCTGTCAGCGGCAGCGCCACAACGTCCTTCGCTTCGCCGGCCGTGAGCGCAATGCTGGCGCCAAGGCCCGGAAAGACGCTCACATCGGCCGGAATGGAACATGTGACCTTACCGCTTCCTGTCTCGGCCGGGGCGGCACCCATCATACTGGGGTCCACTGGGCCCGGCGCTGCCGCACCGGTTCCGGTTTCAGCAGGGGCATTGCTCAATTGCACGTTCTGGCAGGTGAACGGCGCCGGGCCATTGGTGACGGTTCCGGTGGCTGTAGTGGGCCGGCCCATCAGGCGGAATTGCTGCGCCGTGGTCAAGGATCCGGTGATGGAGAACGTGCCCGGCGCCAAAGATCCGGTGGTCTCCCCCACGCTGGTCTCTTGATTGAGCAAGACCGTCAAGGTGTCCAGGGTTCCGGCGGCGGGGGCCACCACATCCGTGTAGGCATAGACCGGACCAGCGGCAGGAGCGGCGGTTTTGCCGGACTCTTCGGACTTTTCGGAAGGCTCAACCTCGGCCACGGGATCGGGCACAACCTCGCTGCGGACCTGGTAGATCTTGTCCCCTGCGGCGAGCTGCGCGCCCTTCTCCACGAAGAAATGGACAACCTTTCCCGCCGAAGTAGAGCGAACGGGAACGGCGGCGTCGCTTTGAACCGTACCCGTCAGTTCAACCGTGTTGGTGACGGTGGCGAGCGCTGCCGCGATAACGGGCGCCTGAATCCGAGCCTGAGGAACCAGCTGCTCGCCCTGATCCTTGAGCCCGTCGATGAAGGCAATTTTAACCAAAGCCACCGCAATGACGCTGAAAATCAGCAGCCACACGATGGGAAAAACGACACGACGAAGTACACGCATTCTTGTTTCCTTCCGGAATCTCCCCACAGATCCCCGGATGGAGAAGTGCTCCGAACAATCTATCCGGCCCACACGGAATTGACGGCGTGGCCGTGTGCGTTTCCTCAAAGATTGCCACAAAGACTGTCACAAAGGACAGTCTTGCCGGGAACTAAAGCAGCTGTTTGCGGAGCTCCTGCGGTGTAGCCACGGGCAGGGCACACACCATATTGCGGCAAACGTAGGCAAGTGGTTGTGCAGTCTTCGCGTCGTCATCGGCAGCGGTGCTCGCGGAACCGCGGCCCTCCAACAACGGCACGGGCGCGTCACCGAATCCGTCCCACACAGCGAGGACGAGTCCGGGCGATGGACTGAGCCATGCCTCCCGCACCAGGGCCTCACGAGCCGGGCCAGCAGGACCGACCACGGCCAGCTCAAGAGGTCCGGCCAGCAGCGCTTGAGTCACCGAGAGCAACCCGCCTGCCGATCTGGGTGCACGCCGAGCCAGCTCCGGCACACCCGCCACGAGACTCTCAACAATCACCCGGTGACGGTGCGAGCCCGTGTAGGCAGCCCACGAAGCAAAAGAGCTGGCGAGCAACGCAACGCCGCTGGCAGTTGCGTTGTCAAAGGGGTCCGCAAAGCGCGATCCCTGCAGCGGCCCCTCCGCGTCCCCGTGCGCGCTGTGGTTGAACACGGCGCCGTCGGCGATAAAATCTTCTTCCAGCGCCTTGATGAGTTGCCCGGCAAACTCGATCCAGCGAGAATCTCCTGTGGCCGCGTAGAGCACCTGGAAAGCGTTGGCGCAGGCCGCATAATCTTCCAGCAAGCCCTTGATGCCGCGCGCCTCACCGTCATGGGAGACCCGGGACAACGCTCCATCCCAGTGCACCGACTGCAGGTATTCGCCAAGTTCGACGGCGGTCACCAGCCACGCTGGTTCGCCCAGCACCATGGCCCCTTCCGCAAGCGCACCCAAGAGCATGGCGTTCCAGGCCGCCACCACCTTGTCATCGCGTGCCGGCATGACCCTCTGAGCCCTTGCGGCCAGCATTGCCGGTTCGATCAGCTCCCACGCCCGATGTTCGGCGGCGGTGAGTGCCCGCCCCGGGTTGAGCGGTGATGCCTCGTCACCGATTCGCATGGTGCCTGCCACCAGATCGGCCAGCTCCAGCGCCGCCGGCTCGGTGTCGGTGCACTTGCGCGCCGCACCTTGCACATCAGCCAGGTTCCATTGGTAGCTGGCGCCCTCGTGGTGCACACCGTCAATGATGGTGTCTGCATCGAGTGACGAGGCAAATGCGCCGCCCGGCAGGCGCATTTCCCGCACGAGCCAC includes:
- a CDS encoding isoprenyl transferase, coding for MRMPKVLYSYYERRLARALDTSSVPRHIGVMVDGNRRWAKQFNAPTSEGHQAGADKILEFLGWCQDLGIKVVTLYMLSTDNMSRSAEELDELMGIIANTLDLLDADADISVHAMGAPELLPDYLAARLSSLTARVPAKERIHVNMAIGYGGRREIVDSVRELLHDANNAGRTMTDVADSLTVDDISKFLYTRGQPDPDLVIRTSGEQRLSGFLMWQSAYSEFYFCEALWPAFRKIDFLRALRDYAGRSRRFGA
- the trhA gene encoding PAQR family membrane homeostasis protein TrhA, which produces MTSLFETEHKPSWRGWLHAGSTPVVLIAGIILVLLASSPAAKITSAIYIATGVLLFGTSALYHRGNWSPTAKALLKRIDHSNIMLVIAGSYTPLSYLMLPRPTATLLLWMIWIGAVAGVVFRVAWVGAPRWLYVPLYVLLGTTALLFLPQFWAAGSVPTLLICAGGAMYIAGAVIYGIKKPNFSHRHFGFHELFHALTVAGFTCHFIAVCLVAIG
- a CDS encoding ABC transporter permease — encoded protein: MTAMISAMVEAWSELRIHKTRVLLALIGVALSVAVLTTVVGVGNLAREGIRVDSERNGGREATLTVSVQTGQANAESPDSERTKQILDATIERYGFSHASQLLRTQARFQFPNGVQNVELQVVDPPYGTIHRVDVSEGAWFAADDAARLAPAVVVNEAFYSAAGRPNLVTEPQVSVLGSSPATAVIIGVMPNAYPQAMPQAFMLTEAAAAVGVGGDVTGMGQELRVWVPTEMAQQLVDVLTADLTQQLPGAYVGVYRSDYAAYGDPFAMVQIMVSGIAALILLLGAVGLLNISMVTVRYRVREIGIRRSFGATSGRIFTGVMMESVVGTTVAGAVGVMLAVAIVKNPFVESKVAPGLDVYPAFPVEAALLGLGAAVLVGALAGAIPALVAIRVKVIDAIRF
- a CDS encoding ABC transporter ATP-binding protein encodes the protein MGSPQDGDAPFVDLRNVTRTVLLPDDQELHILRGVDLQVRIGDHTAIVGRSGCGKSTLLNILGLLDVPSSGQMIFNGTPVEKLGNNTRAKVRGASIGFIFQQFNLLPGRTALENVVTPLMYAGRKEFWRRNSIGMEMLDRVGLAARASTQPHMLSGGEQQRVAIARALVRRPKLILADEPTGALDVETGQAVMDLLDTIATESGAALVTITHDLNVAARARTRYRLDAGVLSETDGIPTAQALAAVGA
- a CDS encoding efflux RND transporter periplasmic adaptor subunit, whose amino-acid sequence is MRVLRRVVFPIVWLLIFSVIAVALVKIAFIDGLKDQGEQLVPQARIQAPVIAAALATVTNTVELTGTVQSDAAVPVRSTSAGKVVHFFVEKGAQLAAGDKIYQVRSEVVPDPVAEVEPSEKSEESGKTAAPAAGPVYAYTDVVAPAAGTLDTLTVLLNQETSVGETTGSLAPGTFSITGSLTTAQQFRLMGRPTTATGTVTNGPAPFTCQNVQLSNAPAETGTGAAAPGPVDPSMMGAAPAETGSGKVTCSIPADVSVFPGLGASIALTAGEAKDVVALPLTAVKGSVQNGVVWIQTADGGAPEERDVVLGLNDGNQVEIASGLKEGEQVLEFVPGTDAVMPDGQMPGFGMMGG
- a CDS encoding thioredoxin domain-containing protein, giving the protein MNRLAGEPSAYLRQHAHNPVPWQPFDEAAFAEAVARDVPIFLSVGYAACHWCHVMAGESFEDPAVGAYLNTHFVSIKVDREERPDVDDAYMAATQALSGEGGWPMSVFLTPEGRAFHAGTYFPPSPVSGRPSFMQVLTAVHEAWQERRDQVERTAGELAQALSQPLWTVSAIPSAGLETDTAGHPDWAAAAGASVTALATAEDLIHGGLGQAPKFPPTPALEFLLRHAGSGAVTATAALGLAGRTLAAMVHSALFDQLGGGFARYSVSADWSEPHYEKMLYDNAGLLRVLVQYVRLAEQAQDAVMPDAGPPAGAVAPLSSADARDAAAATFSWLVREMRLPGGAFASSLDADTIIDGVHHEGASYQWNLADVQGAARKCTDTEPAALELADLVAGTMRIGDEASPLNPGRALTAAEHRAWELIEPAMLAARAQRVMPARDDKVVAAWNAMLLGALAEGAMVLGEPAWLVTAVELGEYLQSVHWDGALSRVSHDGEARGIKGLLEDYAACANAFQVLYAATGDSRWIEFAGQLIKALEEDFIADGAVFNHSAHGDAEGPLQGSRFADPFDNATASGVALLASSFASWAAYTGSHRHRVIVESLVAGVPELARRAPRSAGGLLSVTQALLAGPLELAVVGPAGPAREALVREAWLSPSPGLVLAVWDGFGDAPVPLLEGRGSASTAADDDAKTAQPLAYVCRNMVCALPVATPQELRKQLL